The window TAGTTTTATCATTGCacacacatacatacatatatatatctagCAGGGACTAACGTATTTATGATTTATCGGCGGTGGATGAGCTGTCTCTTCAAGTTTCTCTGTATGTCTGTGTACATTTTCGGTTCTACGGCGTTGAAATGTGTTTAAAATTTCTTAATTGAGAAAAACTGGGGAAATTATTAAAGACCTTAGgatattcatatatatatggtcTGCTATTACAGGGACTTGTGTATAATTAGAGACATCAGAATTGTACAAAAGGGTCGAGGCGCTGGAAGAATGACACGGAAAGGTTTACAGAAGCATAGGGGGAAACTTATTGCTTCGAGCATCATTTTGACGACTTTGGTGACAACCGGGGTTTGCACTATTTTATTCATAAAGAGATGGCTTTACAAACAGCAGTTGAAGATTACCGAGCAGCACTTTGTCAAGGAGCAGATTAAGAGACGTTTCCATCAGACGCAGCAGGATTCTTTGTACACTATGTATGAGCTGGTACCGGTTTTAACGCTGGTTTTGAACAAGGATTTAGATTTGGACCAGATTGTGGAGACGCTAAAGGGTAAGAAATTGACAAAGAAGTTGGCTCAAGGGGTTCCTAAGGATAGCAGTGAACTGGATGAGATGGGTTCGGTTGTGGACCAGCCTTCTGACTCGAGCAATTCAGGGGTTTCCAAAAGTAAAGCTGAATTGTGGGAGGAGTTAAAGGTGCAAAGTTTAGTTAAGTTGTTGACAGTGGTCTATGCTACATGTATGCTACTACTGTTAACTCGGTTGCAATTGAACATATTAGCTCGTCGGGAATATCTAGACACTGCCATCAAGATTGCTGTTGACAAGGAGGGTCAAAAGGGCAGCAGTATTATAATGACATGGTTGAACAGCTTTTGGAACTATGGAAGCAATGCTTTGAGTGTTTCTACTCCTCCAAATATAGAAAATTCATCAGAAGAGGAAGACAAGGCGTCATCTGGCAGAAATGGTAACAAGTCCAAGGACAAGGCTCGTTATGCGAACGAGCAAGCATTTTTGTCGTTATCTTGGTGGTTATTAAACCGGGGCTGGCTTCGATTCAAACCGCTTGTACAGCAACAGGTCAGCGCCCATTTTGGTGACCTTTCTCCACGGGATATGTTGACATTTGAGGAATTTGGTGGCAAGCTTTCAAAAACCATCTACAATATTAACAAGGAATTATTTGACAACCACTCGCACAATCTTTTAGTAAAATGTTTTCTCCCAGAGCCACACTTGGAGCAATTCGTATTACAACAGACATTGGACTCCGACACTTTGAGAATCATCAATGAAGACAACACTATGCTAAGGCAATTAGTCCAAGAAACGTTCAAGTGTTCAGAATCAAGTGCCTCCTTAATAGTTTTAGAGAGCCTAGTGAATGAATCCTTCCAATTCGTCATGCAGCAGGTGGAAGCTAAAGTTACCAAGAAATCTAAAAAGTCTTCCCAGACACCCTCCAACGgagcagcagaagcagcaggCGAAGCAATGGCAGCGGCAGCACCCAAATTCCAGGTCGCCCTATTCTCAATTGGTTTAAAAGAATGCTGCCAAGACATGCTAAAGAACGGCCTGATCTCAATGAACAACGAGTTCTTACAAAGCCTAGACTCTGTGCCCGAACTCGACGATTTGAGCGCCAGCGTCTACAGCAACTTTGGATTTTAGCAGGAAAAACCAGAAACAATACAGAAGAAACCAACCACAACGAACGACAAAGAACAGTATTTTTACTCTTACAATATGAGCATTCTCTATAAAGGTGGACCGCTCACATACCCAAGGTGCTGATCctcaccaccaccaccaccgctACCACACATAGCcttttattttcattttattattttatttttcgTTTTGTAGTTGTCACTTTATTTTGTATCCACGAGATAAACCAGGACTTTCAATTCACATAATAGAAACCACTATAGTAGAAACACCACCTCATTATACGAGAACCACCAGAACCCTCCTATCATACTGCCAACATAACACCTGCCCCAGCTGGCCCACCCGTCGTCACCAACATGCGCCTGCAGTCGACTTCGTTCTTCATGATTATCCTAGCGAACACTAAAAAAGGGTATTCCAATCTTTCTCGTCATGGTATCTAGAAAATAATTTACAGTGAACCTAAAGGCCAGAAAGAGGAGATTAAAGACGTTTCTACGCATCAACAAGAGGGGTTTTTGTCTGAAGGTGCCATTCCCAAACCGTAGCAACACATAAACCAGCCATGGCAGAGAAAACCCAAACAGTCGTCCTAGTGAGCGTCGAAGGCGAGCGATTCACAGTCAACAGAAAGATCGCCGAGCGTTCCCTGTTATTAAAGAATTACTTGAATGACATGCACGACAATAACTTCAATGACGACTCCGACGAAGAAGCAGAAAGCAAAGACGATGACGATAAGATTGTCATGCCGGTACCCAACGTCCGTTCCTCTGTTCTCCAGAAAGTAATCGAATGGGCCGAACATCACAAGGATTCGAACTTCCCCGACGAAGAAGACGACGACTCGCGTAAGTCCGCCCCAGTAGACGCATGGGACCGTGAGTTCCTCAAAGTGGATCAGGAAATGTTGTATGAAATTATCTTGGCCGCAAACTATCTAAACATAAAACCTCTATTGGACGCCGGATGCAAAGTCGTTGCGGAAATGATCAGAAACAGATCCCCAGAAGAAATCAGAAGAACTTTCAACATTGTCAACGATTTCACCCCCGAGGAAGAAGCTGCTATCAGACGTGAAAACGAGTGGGCTGAAGACCGTTAGTTAGTTACaccttcttttttattattctttaatattGTTAAATGCAATTCCATGCTATGCATCATCTATAGACAACACCTATTACTATTCAATGCCATCCATATCCCTAATGGCTAACTCCACCAATGGATCCTATAATACACACTCAAACCATGTCAATCCATCCAGttcacatatatatattacactatataatatttttgtcaCTTAAATGGTGATGCTTCAGTTATGTGGTTTTCCGTCTGACACTTGTGTTGAACTTCGTTAAGGGGCGCGAGAAATGGACCTTTTGACCCATAAAGACAGAAACGTTGTCGttaaacaaaacaacattGATCGAAACAGATACCATTACAAGCGTGAGAGATACTGcatttattttattagaGCACTTCCAGTTAGAAAGCGGTGCCagtattaataataataataataatagtcTTTTGGCGATaactaaaaaagaattttttttgaaataatagtaataccTGTGGGATTACGCAAAAGAGTTGGCGAAcgggtatatatatggtgtgcattttatttttagatTGCCAATATTGCTAGCAAGAGTCTCGTATTGGTGTTTTTAAGGTACGATTGCTGGAGAGGTTATAATTACGGGGATTTTCGTGGGGATTTGTCAACTTTTTTGTCTATTTTAAAAGTTAAAAGGTAGGTTTTGGAGTTGGAGTGGTACTACTGACAcatatatcatatatattagttGAGCATCGCATATGAAGGAAGGAGAGATAGGTAGGTCCAAGAAGTTCAAAGAGAGTGCCAGGTTATTTTTTAAGAAGAAAAGTCGGTCGCTTACATGGACGGGACAGGGCCACGGCGGTGGCGGAGGACGGCGACGAGGGCCTGGTTCTGGGAGTTCTTTACGGTATGATTTGGTGACGAGGCAGAACAGAGGAGTTTTGCAAGGTGGCAGTCTGGGTGAgggtggtggtggttctGCACGGTCAGCTAGGGCGGTGAGTGGTGGTGGGTCGGTGTTTGCTAAGGAGCGGGGGGGTGTTTCTGTGGGGCGGCGATCTTTGGCGGAGCAGGGCTCTTTACTTATCTATGGGGATGGTGTTGTTGATCAGAGGAGATCTAGAAATAGCTATGGTGGTGGTTTttcgtcgtcgtcgtcgtcgtcgtcgtcatcgATTGGTATGTCGCTTAATGGGGACCCTGGCAATTTTTATGGGTCCAATTCTAGACCGGGGAGTTGGCTAAATATGGACAAGGATGTCCAGCAGACAGCGTCTTCTAATTCGAATTTGGCGGACGGAGAAGAGTTATCGGAAAGGTTATCAGACGGAATGATCATTGAACACCTCCATGAGGGGAAAGGAGCTGTAAAGGGAAGCATATATTTGTCAGATGAAAAAAGCGCAACATGCAACGGTGGCATTttgtcttcttttttgtcGGTCGCTCGAAACGCGGCTCAGCAGCTTATTACCAAGAGTTCAGGAGATACAAATACAGCATTGCTAGATGATTGGAAGACGCAACAGGACAATGTCCTCGATAACGTTGAGCATCCTTTGAACACAATGGCAAGAAACACCTCCTTTTTAAGGCACTTGGATTTTGTGCTTGCTGCTAACCGATCCGAGGAGGTGTTATCGTCATCTAATACTAATAAAGATTCCACGGCGGTACAGCAGAATACAGCACATATAGTAGAGAACAGTGACAGCAGTAATGTTAGAAATGCTAAATCTGAAGGTAACACACCCGATAGGCGTGAGCAGACTGGAGATAGGTCACCCAGTATAATTTTTGATTATCACGGTAAAAAACTTATCTGTGGTGCTAATGGTGAAGGGGACGTTGATAGCATTAGATCAGGTTCATCGAGGAGTCAGTTTTCTATAACGAGTTTCGGCGATGGTGACTTGACCTTGGATTATTTTGCAAAGGGTGACGGTGCGTTAACTCCTCCTGAGCGGTTTCCTGAAAGCATGCTAGCAACCTCTACCGAGAGAGTGCGTTCGATGTCGCCTACTAATAAAAAGGGTATTGTTTCCAGTGCCAATGTTTCCTCAAGAAAACGTTGTAAGACTCTGCCATCGAAAGCTCTTTATGTTTCTACGTTATCTTATTCAGAGAGCCCAAAATGGAATACTTCATCTAGTAATAATGATACCCCAAAGAGTTCTAGTATTGACAAGAACTTGGAGCTTGCTCACACTCCACTTGAAAAAAGCGGATCTCCATATCGTGAGGAGGAAAACTCGAGCAATAATAGCACAGTGGCAGCGGCAGAAGCAAGGCATTTTCCACCCGTAAGGTCCTTAAGTAGGTCGTTCCTCACATCAAATACACGCGTGAATCGTTGCGCATCGTTATCATTTGGGAGTAGAGGAGCCAACCAATATTTGGACCAGCAATATCTGTCAAAGAGTGGGGGTTTAAGTTCTCCCAATGTGCCTCATTTTGATAATACAAAGGTCttttctattatatctGCACCAGAGTTGGAAGATGTCGTCTATGCTTCCGACAAGAGGAATGTGGATTTCCATGGTCTATTTAAGGATACTGAGATTTCTCCAGGTGAAAAGTTGTTATCTGATTTCAGTTGTGCGTTATCTAAGGATATTCTTTTACAAGGTAGGTTATATGTTTCCTCAGAACATATCTGTTTTTATTCGAATATCTTGGGTTATGTTAGCGTCGTTGTCATCCCACTTGGCGAAGTAGTTCAGAtcgaaaagaaaaacacTGCGGCCATATTTCCAAATGCGATTGCCATTCATACCCTACAGAAGAAGTACGTGTTTGCCTCATTTATGTCGCGGGATACTGCTTTTGATTTGATAACAAATGTGTGGAACCAGATCGTTCTTGGCCCTGCTGGGAGCCACTTGGGAACCCAAAGTGACGGAAGTTCTTCCAATCTCGGAGAGCCGGGTCTCGAATATAAATTAGGCTGTGATGAACCAAATGAAGAGAGCCATATTCTtttagatgatgacgatggaGAAGAATACGAAGAGGATTCTGATTATTCTACCAACGATGAATTGTcagatgttgaaaaaaatggatCTTCTAAACAAGTGATATCCAAAGAGAGGAGAGGGTCTGGTTTATCTACTTTAGGTCCTCAGGAACACACACCAACGTATTCTTTATATAGCCCAGCTTCTAATGAACATAAGGTTATCAAAGCACATTTTTCTGCCCCCCTTGGGAAAGCTGTcaatcttctttttggtTCTGATGTTTCCTATTTGACAACCATATTGAGTTCGCAGCAgaattataatatatcagAAATAAAGCCGCTAATAGGATCAAAGGAACGGTCCTACGATTATTGCAAACCGCTCTCTTCTCCGATTGGACCTAACAAAGCTACATGCTATGTCACCGAATCTCTTTTGCATtatgatttggaagattATGTTAAGGTCGTTCAAATTTCTAAGACGCCTGATATTCCTTCAGGTAACTCGTTTTACGTCAGAAATGTAATATTACTCAATTGGGGAGAAGATAATAGTTCTGAATTGGTTGTATACAGCACTACAGAGTGGACTGGAAAAAGTTGGATTAAATCGACAATAGAAAAAGCTTCTTTAGATGGTGTCACTTCCGCAATGAAGAGCATGGTAGATTTCATGGAGCAGACTTTGAACTCGCCGAAGAAAGAAGTCAGGTATTTGACAAACGAAAAACAACTCAAACCAGTTAGCATACTCCCAACTATTGGCCCGCAGGAACATGCTCCAACATCTAATAATTACTCAAAGGCTCCTGGAGAAGTAGTTGTTGACAGAACTAACATCAATGCTCCCTTGGGCACTGTTTTCAAACTTATATATGGCGATGATTCTTCATACCTAAGACAAATTATGGATAAGCAAAAGaattttaatatctctGACATTCCTTTATTCGAAAATGGTAGCAGAAGTTATTCATATATGAGGCCATTGAACAATCCCCTTGGTGCAAAGCAAACGAGATGTTTAATCGAGGAAAAAATAGTGCAGGAAGATTATGAGTCCTACACCTGCGTTGAACAGATCACAAAGACTCCGGATGTCCCATCAGGTAACTCCTTTGAAATTCACTCACGTACATACTTATCATGGGGTCAAAGTAATTCGACAGATATACTTATAGTCACTAGTATTACCTGGGTTGGAAGGAGTTGGATAAAGGGAGCTATAGAAAAGGGTTCACTGGACGGCCAAAAAAATGCTGCTAAGGTactatttgaagaattgacAGCCATAATAACGGCCGCCAGCTCAAAAAAGAAGGGAACTAcaccaagaagaagaagttctcagagaaagagaaaatcCAAGCTCTTAAAATCAAACGATGAGGCCCCAAAACTTACTGCAGAGGCCGGTTCGCCAAGTATTATTAGTAAGTGGAAATCTGCTTTATATGATATGAGTGATGTATCCTTCTGGAGAACGTTAACTTTCATTTTTGCTCTGCTGTTCATAACAGCAGCTGGCAACTTGTACTATTACAAACCAAAAACGAGGCATGAAGGAATGCATACACCCAACAAAATAACCATTGATGGTGTTGAGTACAACCTCATACCAAGCATAAACATTTTATCCAGACTCAATAATCAACCCAAAATCAACCGTAGAGATCTGGAACCGAATCATACCATGGCTGAAGATTCCATATGGAGTTGGATGTCCACCAGAGGTGTTGGACCCGAAGATCATAATGATCTATCCAAAGACCGTGTTCCTATCATAGATATATGATTAGCATACAAAGACTTCGAGTCACTATAACACCAACAATAACTATGTATAGTAGGGCGGTCAAAAGATATAATGATCACTGAACAGGAATTAGGATAAAGGGAAAAGGAATTAATGGACGACCCCTTATGTCATGTAAATCTTAAATCAATCACACTTATATATCATGTATATGCTTTGGCTTTTAAATACTTACtatgtatttatatcaaataaCGAATATTTAAACTATAAACGGCGTAGCGTAGCGTAATAAGTCTTGTTAGATTGATGCTGCTGTAACGATAATATTAATTGTTGGTATGTTAAATGAAATAGCACtataaaaaagaacaacTAACTTGGGCGGTTATTGGTTTTACAGTCAGAACGTAGAACATTGAAAACAGCAATAAATCATGAATAGTACTTCGAACAGGATCCAAAAGAAGCAAGCTAAGCTCAATGTTTTGAAATCTAGTTGTCTAGAGCTAGAAGCCAAATATAATGAACTATGTGCGCAAAAAGATATGTATGGTGACCACATTGTATACACTGTTTGATGATATCTTTAATGGAATAACAGAGCAAGGCGTTTGTGGGGCAACTGAAGTGAGATATGTTTACTAACATGAATATCTGTGTTACAGTTCTATAGATCCTACAACCATTAATACAACGCATATTaagaatttgaaggattATAACGAGCTCAGAGACACTGGCTTAAGACTGGTTCAAATAATATCCGATGAAAAGAAATGTCGTTTAAAAGATGTGTTTGAAGAAATGGGCTATCAGATGATGGATTAAGCTTAATTTACGCTAAGGCCAATATACGAAGATGCTTATACCAACGGTGGTGCTGAGTTGCGCTCGCTATGAGTCCAACAGACCTATGTTCAAAGTAGCTAAGTAAAAGAGCattgtcacgtgacagTAGGGGTGTTAACTTGTTAGAGTCACAACAGTTGTTGCCAATACCA is drawn from Eremothecium cymbalariae DBVPG#7215 chromosome 8, complete sequence and contains these coding sequences:
- the PEX3 gene encoding Pex3p (similar to Ashbya gossypii ADR296C) — its product is MVCYYRDLCIIRDIRIVQKGRGAGRMTRKGLQKHRGKLIASSIILTTLVTTGVCTILFIKRWLYKQQLKITEQHFVKEQIKRRFHQTQQDSLYTMYELVPVLTLVLNKDLDLDQIVETLKGKKLTKKLAQGVPKDSSELDEMGSVVDQPSDSSNSGVSKSKAELWEELKVQSLVKLLTVVYATCMLLLLTRLQLNILARREYLDTAIKIAVDKEGQKGSSIIMTWLNSFWNYGSNALSVSTPPNIENSSEEEDKASSGRNGNKSKDKARYANEQAFLSLSWWLLNRGWLRFKPLVQQQVSAHFGDLSPRDMLTFEEFGGKLSKTIYNINKELFDNHSHNLLVKCFLPEPHLEQFVLQQTLDSDTLRIINEDNTMLRQLVQETFKCSESSASLIVLESLVNESFQFVMQQVEAKVTKKSKKSSQTPSNGAAEAAGEAMAAAAPKFQVALFSIGLKECCQDMLKNGLISMNNEFLQSLDSVPELDDLSASVYSNFGF
- the SKP1 gene encoding SCF ubiquitin ligase subunit SKP1 (similar to Ashbya gossypii ADR295C), producing the protein MAEKTQTVVLVSVEGERFTVNRKIAERSLLLKNYLNDMHDNNFNDDSDEEAESKDDDDKIVMPVPNVRSSVLQKVIEWAEHHKDSNFPDEEDDDSRKSAPVDAWDREFLKVDQEMLYEIILAANYLNIKPLLDAGCKVVAEMIRNRSPEEIRRTFNIVNDFTPEEEAAIRRENEWAEDR
- a CDS encoding GRAM and VASt domain-containing protein (similar to Ashbya gossypii ADR294C); the encoded protein is MKEGEIGRSKKFKESARLFFKKKSRSLTWTGQGHGGGGGRRRGPGSGSSLRYDLVTRQNRGVLQGGSLGEGGGGSARSARAVSGGGSVFAKERGGVSVGRRSLAEQGSLLIYGDGVVDQRRSRNSYGGGFSSSSSSSSSSIGMSLNGDPGNFYGSNSRPGSWLNMDKDVQQTASSNSNLADGEELSERLSDGMIIEHLHEGKGAVKGSIYLSDEKSATCNGGILSSFLSVARNAAQQLITKSSGDTNTALLDDWKTQQDNVLDNVEHPLNTMARNTSFLRHLDFVLAANRSEEVLSSSNTNKDSTAVQQNTAHIVENSDSSNVRNAKSEGNTPDRREQTGDRSPSIIFDYHGKKLICGANGEGDVDSIRSGSSRSQFSITSFGDGDLTLDYFAKGDGALTPPERFPESMLATSTERVRSMSPTNKKGIVSSANVSSRKRCKTLPSKALYVSTLSYSESPKWNTSSSNNDTPKSSSIDKNLELAHTPLEKSGSPYREEENSSNNSTVAAAEARHFPPVRSLSRSFLTSNTRVNRCASLSFGSRGANQYLDQQYLSKSGGLSSPNVPHFDNTKVFSIISAPELEDVVYASDKRNVDFHGLFKDTEISPGEKLLSDFSCALSKDILLQGRLYVSSEHICFYSNILGYVSVVVIPLGEVVQIEKKNTAAIFPNAIAIHTLQKKYVFASFMSRDTAFDLITNVWNQIVLGPAGSHLGTQSDGSSSNLGEPGLEYKLGCDEPNEESHILLDDDDGEEYEEDSDYSTNDELSDVEKNGSSKQVISKERRGSGLSTLGPQEHTPTYSLYSPASNEHKVIKAHFSAPLGKAVNLLFGSDVSYLTTILSSQQNYNISEIKPLIGSKERSYDYCKPLSSPIGPNKATCYVTESLLHYDLEDYVKVVQISKTPDIPSGNSFYVRNVILLNWGEDNSSELVVYSTTEWTGKSWIKSTIEKASLDGVTSAMKSMVDFMEQTLNSPKKEVRYLTNEKQLKPVSILPTIGPQEHAPTSNNYSKAPGEVVVDRTNINAPLGTVFKLIYGDDSSYLRQIMDKQKNFNISDIPLFENGSRSYSYMRPLNNPLGAKQTRCLIEEKIVQEDYESYTCVEQITKTPDVPSGNSFEIHSRTYLSWGQSNSTDILIVTSITWVGRSWIKGAIEKGSLDGQKNAAKVLFEELTAIITAASSKKKGTTPRRRSSQRKRKSKLLKSNDEAPKLTAEAGSPSIISKWKSALYDMSDVSFWRTLTFIFALLFITAAGNLYYYKPKTRHEGMHTPNKITIDGVEYNLIPSINILSRLNNQPKINRRDLEPNHTMAEDSIWSWMSTRGVGPEDHNDLSKDRVPIIDI